CCCTTGACAACAGGCTCCCCAAAAACAAAGAATTCCAACAGGAGTATAGCAATGAAAATTCAACCTATAACCAATGTAACCCAGCTTTCACAAGTAGTAGATTCCCTTGGTTTTCTTCCCTTTTTCCCAAACTCAATCGAAGGATTCTCCTTGAAGGAAGCAACTCCCAGGGAATACTGGTTTGTCAAAGGTGTCGAAGGCCCTTGGGAATGGAAGGAACAGATTGCCAAAGAAGGAATACGAGCCTATGCAAAGCTGTTCAACGGAAAGGCTGGTTTTGTAAGCAGTGAATGGTATCCGTATCTCGCAAACTACCGAAGAGGAGGGGACGATTTTCAGACTTGTTATCAAAAAGGCAGAGTTGGACACAAGGAGAAATTGATTTTCGATGCATTACAGCAAAAAGGTCCCTTGTTATCCTCCGAACTAAAATACATGTTTGGAAAATCAGGATTTGACCAGGCAGTTACGAAATTGCAGATGAAAACCTTCGTTACCAACATGGATTTCGAATACAAAACAGATCGTTTTGGAAAGAGCTATGGCTGGGGCATAGCGCTTTTTTCATTGAGTGAGGAACAATATGGGGAGGATTTTCTTGTAGGTCAAAGTGATCTGCTTCCTGATGAATCGTTTTTCATCATGCTAACCCACTTGTCCAAACAGTTGGGCTCTGTATTCGAAAAAGAAATTGCAAGGATATTACGATAAAAGAAAAGAGAGACACCGGTTACGATGCCTCTCTCTTGATACACACCCCAACGGGGAAAACCACTAATAACCCATCTGAACCATGGCATCGGCAACTTTCTTGAAGCCAGCGATATTCGCTCCCTTCGCGTAGTTGATATAGCCATCGGACTCGGTACCCTCGGCAACACAAGCAGTATGGATGCTCACCATGATGGCATGGAGCTTCTCATCGACTTCCTCAGCAGTCCAGCTAAGGTGCATCGCATTCTGGCTCATCTCGAGCCCCGAAACGGCCACGCCACCCGCATTTGCCGCCTTGCCCGGGCCAAAGGGAATCTTATGCTCGAGCAAATAGGCAACGGCATCCGCCTGGCAACCCATATTGGAAGTCTCGACGATGTACTTGGCCCCATTGGCGACGAGTTTCTTTGCATCCTCGAGGGAAAGCTCGTTCTGGATGGCACAGGGGAAAGCCATATCTACGGGAACTTCCCAAGGCTTTTTGCCGGCGACGAACTTTGCGCCGAACCTCTTCGCATAGGGCTCGACCACATCGTTGTTAGAAGATCTCAGATAGGTCATGTAGGCCCATTTTTCCTCAGTCCCAACACCTTCTTCATCATAAATGTACCCGTCGGGCCCGCTGATGGTGACAACCTTGGCGCCGAGCTGGGAAGCCTTCATGGCAGCCCCCCAGGCAACATTGCCGAAGCCGCTGACAGAAATCCGTTTGCCCTCCATGGTATCTCCATGGGCCTTGAGCATCTCGTTTGCGAAATACATGGTACCGAAGCCCGTAGCCTCCGGGCGCACCAGGGAACCGCCGAAACCGAGGCCCTTGCCGGTAAGAACCCCGGTATTCTCATCGCGTATCCTCTTGTACTGGCCATAGAGGAACCCGATCTCACGGGCACCGACGCCGATATCCCCGGCAGGGACATCCGTGTTCGGGCCGATATATTTCTGCAGCTCGGTCATGAAGGACCTGCAGAAACGCATGATCTCCGCATCGCTCTTGCCACGGGGGTTGAAATCGCTTCCGCCCTTGCCGCCACCCATGGGGAGGGTCGTGAGACTATTCTTCAAAGTCTGTTCGAACCCAAGGAATTTCAGTCCGCCGAGGGTTACGCTTGCATGGAACCGCAGGCCGCCCTTGTAGGGGCCGAGCGCATTGTTAAACTGCACACGGTATCCGCGGTTAACCTGGATGTTGCCCAAGTCGTCTTCCCAGTCGACACGGAACATAAAGGTCCTGTCCGGTTCGGTAATGCGTTCCAAGATCCTGTTCTTTTCATAGACAGGGTTGTCATTTACCATTTCTATCACACTTTCCAGTACTTCCCTGGCTGCCTGGATGAATTCCGGCTGTGCGGGGTTCTTCCTTTCAAGTTCTGCCATCAAGGGCTCAAGCTCATACATATTGTTCTGTCTCCTTTTCATCGGAAGAAAGTCATTGCTCTTTCGAAGGCAGGGTAAACCCACAACAACAATCTGTCAACTTATTTTCATTAACGAAACCGCAATATTTTTCTACAATTTTTGATGCATGTATCAATAAATTTAAAAATTTCTGTTTTTATGCACAAAAAAACAAAAAAATGGAAGAATTACTTTTTTCTTCCCAGTGTCCCCCTGCTCATGATAAAATGCATGATATGTATAAGTTAGACCCAACTTGGTTGCCATTCAGCAATTTAATGCTCCGCCATATTTACAACGTACTGCTCATATGCAGCGACTATGATCGTTTTTTGCTTGAGGAAGACGGCCGGGTAGAAGAAGAACTCTACCTGGAGTACACCCAGCTGGGGTTGAACAACCCCCCGAAAATAACCCATACGAATACAGGAGAAGAGGCTCTCCAACTCCTGAAGGAACGAAAATTCGATTTGGTCATAACCATGCTCGATCTAGGTTCCGACCCAGTGGAGCAGCTCGCCTTTGATATCAAGGCCATCCAAAGTGATATGCCAATCATTGTACTCTCCCCATCCTCAAGTCATAGACGAAACAAAACCATCAAAGGAGCCTTATGTCCTGCAATTGACTATTTCTTCTATTGGCAGGGCGACCCTACGATATTTTTGGCAATGATCAAGCTGGTGGAAGACAGTATGAATGTCGAGCACGATACACAAGAGGCAGATGTCCAGGTAATCATCCTCGTTGAAGACTCTATCCGTTTCTATTCCTCCTATCTCCCTTTGATGTATACCTGCCTTATCCAGCAAAACCGTTCAAGTATCCTTGAAGCCCTGAATAATTGGGGGAAAACCCTGAGAATGAGAGGTAGACCAAAAATCGTGCTTGCAAGGACCTATGAGGAAGCCATTGGTCTCTACACAAAGTACAAACACAATATACTGGGAGTCATAACCGACATGTCCTATTCCCGTGAAGGGAAGCAAGATACCGAGGCAGGCCTGGAGCTTTCGAGGACGATTTTTTTCGACAACCCGGAGATACCCATACTTATCCAAAGCACTGACCTTACCCTTCGGGAGGAATGTGAAAATCTTGGGGTAAGCTTTATCTGGAAACTTAGTCCAACCCTCCTTGCCGAGTTGAATAAATTCATGAACATCCAGTTTGGTTTCGGCCCCTTCATTTTCCGGGACCCAACCACGTTCAAAGAGCTGGCACGGGCAGAGACGATGCGTGACCTGCAAAGGATGCTTCCCTCAATACCTCCTGACAGTTTTGCTTTCCATTGCAGGAGAAACGAATTTTCCCGCTGGCTCCGGGCCCAAAGCCTCTATGT
The sequence above is a segment of the Sphaerochaeta pleomorpha str. Grapes genome. Coding sequences within it:
- the gdhA gene encoding NADP-specific glutamate dehydrogenase, whose translation is MYELEPLMAELERKNPAQPEFIQAAREVLESVIEMVNDNPVYEKNRILERITEPDRTFMFRVDWEDDLGNIQVNRGYRVQFNNALGPYKGGLRFHASVTLGGLKFLGFEQTLKNSLTTLPMGGGKGGSDFNPRGKSDAEIMRFCRSFMTELQKYIGPNTDVPAGDIGVGAREIGFLYGQYKRIRDENTGVLTGKGLGFGGSLVRPEATGFGTMYFANEMLKAHGDTMEGKRISVSGFGNVAWGAAMKASQLGAKVVTISGPDGYIYDEEGVGTEEKWAYMTYLRSSNNDVVEPYAKRFGAKFVAGKKPWEVPVDMAFPCAIQNELSLEDAKKLVANGAKYIVETSNMGCQADAVAYLLEHKIPFGPGKAANAGGVAVSGLEMSQNAMHLSWTAEEVDEKLHAIMVSIHTACVAEGTESDGYINYAKGANIAGFKKVADAMVQMGY
- a CDS encoding AlkZ-related protein, whose amino-acid sequence is MKIQPITNVTQLSQVVDSLGFLPFFPNSIEGFSLKEATPREYWFVKGVEGPWEWKEQIAKEGIRAYAKLFNGKAGFVSSEWYPYLANYRRGGDDFQTCYQKGRVGHKEKLIFDALQQKGPLLSSELKYMFGKSGFDQAVTKLQMKTFVTNMDFEYKTDRFGKSYGWGIALFSLSEEQYGEDFLVGQSDLLPDESFFIMLTHLSKQLGSVFEKEIARILR